ATACGGAATATTTGGCGCAGCAATTTGGTCAAGACACCAGCCTGATGTTCATGATCCATGACCGTCTCAAAGTGGCTGTGGTCACAGGGCACGTCCCGTTGGCGAATGTTTCCAAAGCGATCACGGTCGAGTTGATCTTGAAAAAGCTGCGGATCATGAACATGTCGCTGAAGACTGACTTCAATGTCGACAAACCCAAAATCGCGGTTTTGGGCCTGAATCCGCATGCTGGCGACAACGGCTTGCTGGGTAAAGAAGAAAAGGAACGCATCAATAAGGCGGTCGAAGATGCCCAACGGGAACGCATTTTTGCAATGGGTCCCTACAGCGCGGATGGTTTCTTCGGAATGGGACTGTTCAAAAAATTCGACGCTATTCTTGCCATGTACCATGACCAAGGCTTGATCCCTTTCAAGTTGATGGCGGGCTTTGAAGGCGTGAACTTTACTGCGGGATTGCCGATCGTGCGCACCTCTCCAGATCACGGGGTTGCTTACAACCTTGCTGGCAAAGGAGAAGCCGATCCGAGCAGCTTCATCCATGCTGTTTACAAGGCAATGGACATTTGCAGAGAGCGACGCGACAACCTTGATCTGCAAGAAGGATCGCTTTTCAACCCTAAAGCAAGGGACCGCCGACACGTTCCCGCCGACCTTTCAGGGGCTGCAGAAGAGGAGGAATTTGTACCTTCGGCAGATGATTCGGTCCAAGATTAAGGACAAATCTTAAAATTCGAGAATCATTTCCACAAAAATTTAGAATTCATTGTGGATTTCACTAGTTTTGCCAGCTCAAAATTTCTACGGTGGACAGATTGTTTGAAAAGAAGTATTCTGTCGATGTACCCAAACTAGGGTACGGACTGAATCAGGAGTCATTTACTGTAGATGATGCGTTCTTTGCGGCCTTTGAATTTTCGCCGATTCATCAAGGGAACTTGAAAGTTGCAGTGACGATCGACAAATCGTCTACGCATCTTGATGCCAAGTTCCATTTTACGGGGGAGATCATGATAGAGTGCGACCGTTGTTTGGAGCCCTATCCGTTTCCTTTGGAATTTGAAACGCGCGTGGTTTATGCATTTGATGCGGAATTGGAGTTTGACACAGATGAAGTTGTCTTGATTGAAGAATCATTGCCTACTTTGTTTTTTGCACAGGACTTCTATGACTTCATCATTTTGCAATTGCCCCTGCGCAGGGTTCCCGAACCGGAAGTACACTTATGTGCACCCAACGTTCTCGAATTGCTCGGCATGAATCCCGATGGTAGCTTGAAAGAGCCCGCCCCGGTTGAAGAGGAAGAGGAAGTTGCTGACCCGAGGTGGGAAGCACTCAAAAAGTTAAAAGATAAAAAGGACTAAGTTAAGTTAATAGCCCTATGGCACATCCTAAACGTAAGATTTCCAAGACAAGAAGGGACAAACGTCGCACCCACCACAAGTTGGAGTCGAAGCCCATCTACATTGATGCCGTGAGCGGGGAAGCAACCCTCTACCATCGCGTTTGCCTTGAAAGCGGTTACTACCGCGGTCGGCAGGTGATGGAAGGGAAAGACGACCTGTAACCGATGCGCATCGGAGTGGATATCATGGGCGGGGACTATGCCCCCGCCGCTCCGATCGAGGGTGCCATTTTGGCACTGAAAAGTCTCGGCCAAAAAGCTGAGATTGTCTTGATCGGCGACGAAACCCTTATTCGCTCAGAACTTCAGGCCCGGGGTCACAACCCCGAGGCCTTTTCTATTGTGCATACCGATCAAGTGATCGGCATGGAGGAATCCCCCACCAAGGCGGTCGCATCCAAGCCAAGATCTTCGATCAATGTCGGCATGGGCATGGTCAAGCAAAAAACGCTTGACGGATTTGTCAGTGCCGGCAATACCGGCGCCATGTTGGTGGCTTCGGTCATGGGACTGGGTAAAATCGAGGGCGTCATGCGTCCCACGATCGGCGCATTGATCGAGATCGGGGAAGGCAGAAAAGCACTGCTCTGCGATGTCGGGGCCAATGTCGATTGCAAGCCCGAGGTCCTCCTCCAATTTGGCATCTTGGCGAAAGTCTTCCTGGAGAGCGTCCACAAAATTCAAGCGCCGCGAATCGGACTCATGAATGTCGGCGAAGAGGAAGGCAAAGGTCCGGAAGCTGTCAAGGCGGCCCACCAATTGATGAAGGGGACCGACAAATTTGACTTCGTCGGAAACGTCGAGGGCAGGGACATCTATCGCGGTCATGCAGACGCCTATGTCTGCGATGGCTTTACCGGAAATGTCGTGCTCAAATTTGGGGAGTCCATGTATGAACTGCTCAAAAGCCGTTTTCCAGCCGACGACTTCATCGAGACATTCAATTTCGAAAATTACGGAGGTGTGCCTGTCTTGGGCGTCAAAGGCATCTCCATCATTGGTCATGGCATCAGCACGGCCAAGGCGGTAGAAAGTATGATTTTGAGCGCGGTTTTGGCTGCCGAAGGCAACCTTGTCGCCAAAATCGAATCCGCATTTGCATCCTTCCAATCGGAGAATCCCATTATCGTATGAGAACAGCAGCGATCACGGCCCTTGGCCATTTCCTTCCTGAAGACCGCCTCACCAATGCCGACCTCGAAAAGATGGTCGATACCAATGATGCTTGGATTCAGGAGCGCACCGGCATCACGGAACGTCGCATTCTGAAAAACGGAGCGACCTCTGACATGGCCATCGCAGCTGTGAACGAATTGCTGGAACGCCGTGGCATCAAGGCGAGCGAGATCGACATGCTCATCTGCGCCACTGTGACGCCTGACCATACCTTTCCGGCAACTGCCAATATCATCACCGCTGCCGTTGGTGCCAACAATGCTTGGGGCTTTGACTTGGAAGCTGCATGCTCCGGCCTGCTCTACGGATTGGTGATCGGATCGAAATTCATCGAAACCGGAACCCACAAAAAAGTGGTCGTCGTAGGTGCCGACAAGATGTCGAGCATCATTGACTATACCGACCGCAACACCTGCGTGTTGTTTGGCGATGGTTGCGGTGCCTTGTTGCTGGAACCCAACGAGGAGGGCCTCGGCATCATCGACTCAAGCCTACATTCGGATGGAAACGGTAAAAAGCACTTGCACATGGTTGCAGGTGGAAGCCGCAAGCCGGCAAGCATTGAAACCGTCACCAACCGCGAGCATTACGTTTATCAGGAAGGCGTCTATGTTTTCAAATTCGCGGTGACCAAAATGGCCGACGTCGTTGCAGACGTCATGGCACGCAACCACCTTACAGCCGATGACATTGCCTACTTGGTGCCTCACCAAGCAAACAAGCGCATCATCGACGCATGTGCCGAACGCATGGGCGTCGGCTCGGAGAAGGTGATGATCAACATACAACGGTACGGAAATACGACCGGCGGCACGATTCCGCTTTGTCTCTGGGACTGGAAAGATGAGCTCAAAAAGGGCGACAACCTTATTTTGGCAGCCG
This genomic stretch from Bacteroidota bacterium harbors:
- the pdxA gene encoding 4-hydroxythreonine-4-phosphate dehydrogenase PdxA; translation: MQKTRKVLRIGITIGDYNGIGPELIIQGLTEPRLREICTPIVYGSSKVLNVYRKLLSVDKFSYNVIQAPNQAQPKKVSVIDCITNADNVEPGKFSLDAGKGAFEALRQAVQDLKSGEIDALVTLPIDKSSIQSEEFQFPGHTEYLAQQFGQDTSLMFMIHDRLKVAVVTGHVPLANVSKAITVELILKKLRIMNMSLKTDFNVDKPKIAVLGLNPHAGDNGLLGKEEKERINKAVEDAQRERIFAMGPYSADGFFGMGLFKKFDAILAMYHDQGLIPFKLMAGFEGVNFTAGLPIVRTSPDHGVAYNLAGKGEADPSSFIHAVYKAMDICRERRDNLDLQEGSLFNPKARDRRHVPADLSGAAEEEEFVPSADDSVQD
- a CDS encoding DUF177 domain-containing protein, whose translation is MDRLFEKKYSVDVPKLGYGLNQESFTVDDAFFAAFEFSPIHQGNLKVAVTIDKSSTHLDAKFHFTGEIMIECDRCLEPYPFPLEFETRVVYAFDAELEFDTDEVVLIEESLPTLFFAQDFYDFIILQLPLRRVPEPEVHLCAPNVLELLGMNPDGSLKEPAPVEEEEEVADPRWEALKKLKDKKD
- the rpmF gene encoding 50S ribosomal protein L32, coding for MAHPKRKISKTRRDKRRTHHKLESKPIYIDAVSGEATLYHRVCLESGYYRGRQVMEGKDDL
- the plsX gene encoding phosphate acyltransferase PlsX; translation: MRIGVDIMGGDYAPAAPIEGAILALKSLGQKAEIVLIGDETLIRSELQARGHNPEAFSIVHTDQVIGMEESPTKAVASKPRSSINVGMGMVKQKTLDGFVSAGNTGAMLVASVMGLGKIEGVMRPTIGALIEIGEGRKALLCDVGANVDCKPEVLLQFGILAKVFLESVHKIQAPRIGLMNVGEEEGKGPEAVKAAHQLMKGTDKFDFVGNVEGRDIYRGHADAYVCDGFTGNVVLKFGESMYELLKSRFPADDFIETFNFENYGGVPVLGVKGISIIGHGISTAKAVESMILSAVLAAEGNLVAKIESAFASFQSENPIIV
- a CDS encoding ketoacyl-ACP synthase III, which gives rise to MRTAAITALGHFLPEDRLTNADLEKMVDTNDAWIQERTGITERRILKNGATSDMAIAAVNELLERRGIKASEIDMLICATVTPDHTFPATANIITAAVGANNAWGFDLEAACSGLLYGLVIGSKFIETGTHKKVVVVGADKMSSIIDYTDRNTCVLFGDGCGALLLEPNEEGLGIIDSSLHSDGNGKKHLHMVAGGSRKPASIETVTNREHYVYQEGVYVFKFAVTKMADVVADVMARNHLTADDIAYLVPHQANKRIIDACAERMGVGSEKVMINIQRYGNTTGGTIPLCLWDWKDELKKGDNLILAAVGGGFTWGAIYLKWAI